In Sinorhizobium arboris LMG 14919, a genomic segment contains:
- a CDS encoding cupin domain-containing protein, whose amino-acid sequence MAKDKYFLYAEDVDSFGFDWGRLALTVAPEVNGAERFSGGVVDLPSGEGHARHNHPGAEEIIFVISGEGEQMVEDENGDPVTQRVGPGCTIYVPESRFHSTRNTGPGPMQLFVVYSPAGPERALRDLPDFRLIPPGT is encoded by the coding sequence ATGGCAAAGGACAAATATTTTCTCTACGCGGAGGATGTCGACAGCTTCGGCTTCGACTGGGGCCGGCTTGCGCTGACGGTCGCACCGGAGGTGAACGGAGCCGAACGCTTCTCGGGTGGTGTGGTCGATTTGCCGAGTGGGGAGGGGCATGCGCGTCACAATCATCCGGGCGCGGAAGAGATCATTTTCGTCATCTCGGGAGAGGGCGAGCAGATGGTGGAGGACGAGAACGGGGATCCGGTGACGCAGAGGGTTGGGCCCGGCTGCACTATCTATGTACCGGAAAGCCGCTTCCACTCGACGAGAAACACGGGCCCCGGCCCGATGCAGCTTTTCGTGGTCTACTCACCGGCCGGCCCCGAGCGTGCGCTTCGGGATCTGCCTGATTTCCGTCTGATCCCGCCCGGTACCTGA
- a CDS encoding phosphoenolpyruvate hydrolase family protein gives MPLIPRKFILEKFHGMIAAGKPIIGGGAGTGISAKAEEAGGIDLIIIYNSGRYRMAGRGSAAGLLAYGNANEIVKEMALEVLPVVKATPVLAGVNGTDPFVFMPQFLAELKAMGFSGVQNFPTIGLFDGRMRRSFEETGMGYDLEVEMVAEAHRLDLLTTPYVFNREEAIAMTKAGADIVVAHMGVTTGGAIGATSAISLDDCVSEIDAIAAAARSVRTDVIVLCHGGPISMPEDARYILDRCPSCNGFYGASSMERLPAEVAIRKQTEEFKALATSTVV, from the coding sequence GCGGGAACGGGGATTTCGGCCAAGGCCGAAGAGGCGGGGGGCATCGACCTGATCATCATCTATAACTCCGGCCGCTACCGCATGGCGGGCCGCGGCTCGGCGGCCGGTCTGCTCGCCTATGGAAATGCCAATGAGATCGTGAAGGAAATGGCCCTGGAGGTGCTGCCGGTCGTGAAGGCGACACCGGTACTCGCCGGTGTCAATGGCACCGATCCATTCGTTTTCATGCCCCAGTTTCTCGCGGAACTGAAGGCCATGGGCTTTTCCGGCGTGCAGAATTTCCCCACCATCGGCCTCTTCGATGGACGGATGCGGCGGAGTTTCGAGGAGACCGGAATGGGCTATGACCTCGAGGTGGAAATGGTCGCCGAGGCCCACCGGCTCGACCTGCTGACGACACCCTATGTCTTCAACCGGGAAGAAGCGATCGCGATGACGAAGGCGGGTGCGGACATCGTCGTCGCTCATATGGGCGTTACCACGGGAGGCGCGATCGGCGCCACCTCCGCGATCTCGCTCGACGATTGCGTGAGCGAAATCGACGCGATAGCGGCGGCCGCGCGCTCGGTACGCACAGACGTCATCGTGCTCTGCCACGGGGGACCGATTTCGATGCCGGAGGATGCACGGTACATCCTGGATCGTTGCCCAAGCTGCAATGGTTTTTATGGCGCAAGTTCCATGGAACGCCTGCCTGCGGAGGTGGCGATCCGCAAGCAGACGGAAGAGTTCAAGGCGCTTGCCACCAGTACGGTGGTCTGA